In the Pseudomonadales bacterium genome, TTGGTTGAGTGTCGCGCAACCTTGGGTGAAGTGTCTAACAGTGAGCATAACTTGCGCTCATTGGGTAAAGCCGGTGCTAGCCGCTGGCGTGGTGTCCGTCCAACCGTTCGTGGTGTTGCGATGAACCCAGTTGATCACCCGCATGGTGGTGGTGAAGGTCGTACTTCTGGTGGTCGTCACCCAGTATCACCTTGGGGTACCCCGACTAAGGGTTACAAAACACGTAAGAACAAGCGTACCAATAAGCTTATTGTACGCCGTCGCGGATCTAAGTAAGAGGATTAAGACGTGCCACGTTCATTGAAAAAAGGTCCATTTATTGATCTTCACCTATTGAAGAAAGTTGAGACCGCTATAGACAGTAATGATAAGCGTCCAATCAAAACTTGGTCGCGCCGTTCGGTAATTTTTCCGAATATGGTTGGTTTAACTATTGCAGTACATAACGGCCGTCAACATGTGCCGGTATATGTGACTGAAGATATGGTTGGCCATAAGTTGGGTGAATTCGCAGCTACACGTACCTACAAAGGTCACGTTGCGGACAAGAAGGCTAAGCGCTAAGCGCTGTTGGTGAGAGGTTTTTAAGATGGAAGTATCTGCAAAACTTAAAGGTGCCAATATCTCTGCACAAAAAGCGCGCTTAGTTGCTGACCAAGTTCGCGGTAAAGGTGTTGAAGAAGCGCTTGAGCTTCTAACCTTTAGCAATAAAAAAGCAGCAGTATTGGTTAAAAAGGTGTTGAACTCTGCGATTGCAAACGCTGAGCACAACGAGGGTGCTGATATTGACGAGTTAACCGTGTCAACAATATTTGTTGATGAGGGTTTAACGATGAAGCGTATTCGTCCACGTGCAAAAGGCCGTGCAGACAGAATTTTAAAGCGCACATGTCATATCACAGTAAAAGTCGCAGACGGCGAATAATCAGGAGTTCATAAGATGGGTCAGAAAGTACATCCTATCGGTATCCGACTCGGTATTGTTAAAGATCACAATTCAGTTTGGTACGCCGATAGTAAAACGTTCGCTGACAAGCTAGTGAGCGATTTAGAAGTTCGCAGTTATGTTGAGAAAAAATTAGAGCATGCCTCAGTAAGCCGCGTTGTTATTGAGCGCCCTGCAAATACTGCGCGCATCACCATTCACACCGCTCGTCCTGGTGTGGTTATTGGTAAGAAAGGTGAAGATGTTGAAAAACTTCGCGCTGATCTTTCTAAGAAAATGGGCGTTGCTGTTCATATTAATATTGAAGAAATTCGTAAGCCAGACCTTGATGCGAAGTTAGTTGCACAAGGTGTTGCGAGTCAGCTTGAGCGTCGTGTTATGTTCCGTCGTGCGATGAAGCGCGCAGTACAAAACGCCATGCGTCAAGGTGCTGAAGGTATTAAGATTCAGCTGGGTGGTCGTTTAGGCGGCGCCGAGATTGCTCGCTCTGAATGGTATCGTGAAGGTCGTGTTCCGCTTCACACCTTACGCGCCGATATCGATTATTCAACTTATGAAGCTCATACTACCTACGGCGTAATTGGTATTAAAGTATGGATCTTCAAAGGTGAAGTCATTGGTGGTCAAGAGACGCCAGCGGCTAAGCCAAAAAAGAAGTAAGGTGGTAGTGAAGCATGTTACAACCTAAACGTACAAAATTCCGCAAGATGATGAAAGGCCGTAACCGCGGTCTAGCGCATCGCGGTTCAACCGTTAGTTTTGGTGAGTTTGGTTTAAAAGCAACAGGCCGTGGACGCATCACAGCGCGTCAAATTGAGTCTGCTCGTCGTGCCATGACTCGTCACATCAAGCGTGGCGGTAAAATTTGGATTCGAGTTTTTCCAGACAAGCCGATTACTCAAAAGCCTCTTGAAGTTCGTCAAGGTAAAGGTAAGGGTAATGTTGAATACTGGGTGGCACAAATCCAGCCAGGTAAAATCTTGTATGAAGTACAAGGTGTTGAAGAAGAATTGGCGCGCGAAGCCTTTGCATTAGCTGCCGCAAAGATTCCTGTATCTACAACTTTTGTTAAGCGCACGGTGATGTGATGAAAGCAGCCGAATTACGTGAAAAGTCAGTTGAAGAACTGAATGCTGAGCTTCTTAAATTGCGTGAAGAGCAATTTAAGTTACGTATGCAACAATCAACGGGTCAACTTGGTCAAACGCACTTGCTGAAAGAAAACAAGCAAGATATTGCGCGTGTTAAAACCGTGTTGACGGCAAAACAAGCAGGTAACTAAGCATGGGTGAGAAAAGAGTCCGTACAGCGCAAGGTCGTGTTGTTAGTAACAAGATGGATAAAACCATCACTGTGCTAGTTGAGCGCCGCGTTAAGCATCCTATTTATGGTAAGTTCATGACGCGCTCAACTAAGTTGCATGCGCATGATGAATCGAATGAGTGCAACATCGGCGATGTTGTTACTGTTCAAGAGAGTCGTCCTTTGTCTAAGTCAAAGACTTGGACGTTGACGAGTATTGATGAGCGCACGGCGTAAATCGTAATAACTTATTAGTTTCAGGATTGAACCATGATTCAGGCACAATCTTATCTAGATGTAGCAGATAACAGCGGTGCGCGTCGTGTGATGTGTATTAAAGTTCTTGGTGGCTCGAAGCGTCGTTATGCGCGCGTCGGCGACATCATCAAAGTAACTGTTAAAGAAGCCATTCCGCGTGGCAAAGTGAAAAAAGGTCAGGTAATGAATGCTGTTGTTGTTCGTACCAAGCAAGGCGTGCGTCGCCCTGATGGTTCGAAGATTAAATTCGACGACAATGCAGCTGTTATTTTAAATACCCAACTGGCTCCAATCGGTACGCGTATTTTCGGTCCTGTGACTCGTGAATTGCGTTCTGAGCGTTTTATGAAAATCATCTCTTTAGCGCCTGAAGTACTTTAATCAGTACTTATCGGCTAAAGATTAAAGAGGAAACAGCAATGTTGAAAATCAAGCGTGGTGACGAAGTCATCGTGATCGCTGGTAAAGACAAAGGCAAGCGTGGCACTGTGGATACAATCCGCAANGATGGCCGTTTGTTAGTGTCTGGTGTAAACATGGTGAAAAAGCATACNAAAGCTAACCCGCAAGCGGGNGTGCAAGGTGGCATCATCGATCAAGAAGCGCCTATTCATGCTTCTAATGTTGCACTCTTTAACCCTCAAACTGAAAAAGCAGACCGTGTTGGCATTCGTGTTGAAGACGGTAAAAAAGTACGCTTCTTCAAGTCTAACAACGCGCTTGTTGATGCGTAATTGAGGTACTAGAAATGGCAAATTTGAAAGAAGTTTACAATAACGAGTTAGTAGCAAAGCTTAAAGATGAGCTTGGCTTAGACAACGTTATGCAAGTACCTCGCATCACCAAAATTACTCTTAATATGGGTGTTGGTGAAGCCGTTGGTGACAAAAAGATCCTTGAGAACGCTGTCAAGGATATGGAAGCAATCGCTGGTCAGAAGCCTGTTGTTAATAAGGCACGCAAATCAGTCGCGGGTTTTAAAATTCGTGAAGGTTGGCCGATCGGTTGTAAAGTCACTTTGCGTGATGAGCGCATGTATGAATTTTTAGATCGTTTAATTTCAATTGCAATTCCACGTATTCGTGATTTTCGCGGCATTAACCCGAAATCATTCGATGGTCGCGGTAATTTTGCAATGGGCGTAACAGAGCAAATCATTTTCCCTGAAATTGATTATGACAAAGTCGATCGCTTACGTGGTATGGATATTGTTATCACTACTTCAGCGTCGAATGATGATGAAGGTCGCGCACTTCTTCGTGCGTTTAACTTCCCG is a window encoding:
- the rpsS gene encoding 30S ribosomal protein S19 — protein: MPRSLKKGPFIDLHLLKKVETAIDSNDKRPIKTWSRRSVIFPNMVGLTIAVHNGRQHVPVYVTEDMVGHKLGEFAATRTYKGHVADKKAKR
- the rplV gene encoding 50S ribosomal protein L22 yields the protein MEVSAKLKGANISAQKARLVADQVRGKGVEEALELLTFSNKKAAVLVKKVLNSAIANAEHNEGADIDELTVSTIFVDEGLTMKRIRPRAKGRADRILKRTCHITVKVADGE
- the rpsC gene encoding 30S ribosomal protein S3; its protein translation is MGQKVHPIGIRLGIVKDHNSVWYADSKTFADKLVSDLEVRSYVEKKLEHASVSRVVIERPANTARITIHTARPGVVIGKKGEDVEKLRADLSKKMGVAVHINIEEIRKPDLDAKLVAQGVASQLERRVMFRRAMKRAVQNAMRQGAEGIKIQLGGRLGGAEIARSEWYREGRVPLHTLRADIDYSTYEAHTTYGVIGIKVWIFKGEVIGGQETPAAKPKKK
- the rplP gene encoding 50S ribosomal protein L16 codes for the protein MLQPKRTKFRKMMKGRNRGLAHRGSTVSFGEFGLKATGRGRITARQIESARRAMTRHIKRGGKIWIRVFPDKPITQKPLEVRQGKGKGNVEYWVAQIQPGKILYEVQGVEEELAREAFALAAAKIPVSTTFVKRTVM
- the rpmC gene encoding 50S ribosomal protein L29 — translated: MKAAELREKSVEELNAELLKLREEQFKLRMQQSTGQLGQTHLLKENKQDIARVKTVLTAKQAGN
- the rpsQ gene encoding 30S ribosomal protein S17, whose amino-acid sequence is MGEKRVRTAQGRVVSNKMDKTITVLVERRVKHPIYGKFMTRSTKLHAHDESNECNIGDVVTVQESRPLSKSKTWTLTSIDERTA
- the rplN gene encoding 50S ribosomal protein L14, producing MIQAQSYLDVADNSGARRVMCIKVLGGSKRRYARVGDIIKVTVKEAIPRGKVKKGQVMNAVVVRTKQGVRRPDGSKIKFDDNAAVILNTQLAPIGTRIFGPVTRELRSERFMKIISLAPEVL
- the rplX gene encoding 50S ribosomal protein L24, producing MKIKRGDEVIVIAGKDKGKRGTVDTIRXDGRLLVSGVNMVKKHTKANPQAGVQGGIIDQEAPIHASNVALFNPQTEKADRVGIRVEDGKKVRFFKSNNALVDA
- the rplE gene encoding 50S ribosomal protein L5 translates to MANLKEVYNNELVAKLKDELGLDNVMQVPRITKITLNMGVGEAVGDKKILENAVKDMEAIAGQKPVVNKARKSVAGFKIREGWPIGCKVTLRDERMYEFLDRLISIAIPRIRDFRGINPKSFDGRGNFAMGVTEQIIFPEIDYDKVDRLRGMDIVITTSASNDDEGRALLRAFNFPLKG